In the genome of Planifilum fimeticola, one region contains:
- a CDS encoding ABC transporter ATP-binding protein — protein MEILQVKLERAGYSRGREILRDVSFSLRAGEMMGLIGPNGAGKSTVIKAILGFLKHVVGRVHLREACRYGYIPEHPVFYEDLTVWEHLELAASVWGMPRAAFEERALGLLERFQLRGEMHHLPRAFSKGMQQKLMFVTGFLLQPDLYVVDEPFIGLDPRATKTLLQLLEEERRRGAAVLLSTHVLDTAEKICDSFLLLHQGRCVARGSLMRLRRQIGRENASLMDCFDVFTSA, from the coding sequence ATGGAGATTTTGCAGGTCAAACTGGAACGGGCGGGTTACAGCCGAGGCCGGGAGATTCTGCGGGATGTGTCGTTCTCCCTGCGAGCCGGGGAGATGATGGGGTTGATCGGGCCCAACGGCGCCGGGAAGAGCACCGTCATCAAAGCCATCCTGGGTTTTTTGAAGCACGTGGTGGGCCGGGTACATCTGCGGGAGGCCTGCCGGTACGGTTATATCCCCGAACATCCGGTTTTTTACGAGGATCTGACCGTGTGGGAACATCTCGAACTGGCCGCTTCCGTCTGGGGAATGCCGCGGGCGGCCTTTGAGGAGAGGGCTCTGGGGCTTTTGGAGCGGTTTCAGCTGAGGGGGGAGATGCACCATCTTCCCCGGGCCTTCTCCAAGGGAATGCAGCAGAAGTTGATGTTCGTGACGGGCTTCCTGTTGCAACCGGACCTCTATGTGGTGGACGAACCCTTTATCGGTTTGGATCCGAGGGCGACAAAAACGCTGCTTCAGCTGCTTGAGGAGGAGCGGAGGCGCGGGGCGGCCGTCCTGCTGTCCACGCACGTTCTGGACACGGCGGAAAAAATCTGCGATTCCTTTCTCTTGCTCCATCAGGGACGGTGCGTCGCCCGGGGGAGCCTGATGCGGCTCCGACGGCAAATCGGACGGGAAAACGCGTCGCTGATGGATTGTTTCGATGTGTTCACCTCGGCTTAA